A single window of uncultured Pseudodesulfovibrio sp. DNA harbors:
- a CDS encoding HDOD domain-containing protein produces MSDDAMVAQEQKRLLVVKQPIFDRNKSVWGYRFVVVCEEGDHECNDAELVAEQVASMVTCGTGCPIGKKFFISVTGESPIDRSVLPENLDNCIVTMSGKAANNSQCLHLVEAIGDGGGALAIDYDVEGDAIEPLMGKCDIVKVSMADKRPAEIVALRKKFKGFQGNLLAANVDDWETYEGARALGFKYFQGSFFGVPEIKEAEGLRSTSVAKLQLLGELNNPDCGMEDLASIIASDISLSYRILQYINSASFGFRTQIKSIQQAVALLGLKELKHWATVVVMTDIDSTSKGEEVAYTALHRARFLSRFTEMSKKVSQSSESMFMLGLFSKLDALLSFPMEKALENIPLDKEIMAGLCGAANECRGLIRMMEAVEAGNCAVASKVLKRYNVNCATMAAEYMKAATWTSQQLSEMKN; encoded by the coding sequence ATGAGTGATGATGCCATGGTCGCTCAGGAACAAAAGCGATTGCTTGTTGTAAAGCAGCCGATATTTGATCGGAATAAATCTGTCTGGGGATACAGATTTGTTGTGGTGTGTGAGGAGGGTGACCATGAGTGCAATGATGCTGAATTAGTCGCAGAACAAGTAGCTTCCATGGTAACGTGCGGTACCGGATGTCCTATTGGAAAGAAGTTCTTTATTTCAGTAACAGGCGAAAGTCCCATTGACCGTTCTGTTCTTCCAGAAAATTTGGACAATTGTATTGTCACCATGAGTGGCAAGGCCGCTAATAATTCACAATGTTTGCATCTGGTGGAAGCTATAGGTGATGGTGGTGGGGCTCTTGCTATTGATTATGATGTCGAAGGAGATGCTATTGAGCCTCTTATGGGCAAATGCGACATCGTCAAAGTGTCGATGGCAGACAAAAGACCTGCTGAAATTGTTGCGCTTCGTAAAAAATTCAAGGGCTTTCAGGGAAATCTTTTGGCTGCCAACGTTGATGATTGGGAAACGTATGAAGGTGCTCGGGCCCTTGGTTTCAAATATTTTCAGGGTTCTTTTTTTGGAGTTCCTGAAATTAAGGAAGCAGAGGGGTTACGATCAACCTCTGTTGCCAAACTACAATTGTTAGGGGAGTTGAATAATCCTGATTGTGGGATGGAAGATTTGGCTTCGATAATAGCTTCCGATATTTCTTTGAGTTATCGCATTCTTCAGTACATTAACTCCGCTTCTTTTGGTTTCAGGACACAGATAAAATCCATACAGCAGGCTGTCGCCCTACTTGGTTTAAAAGAGCTCAAGCATTGGGCGACTGTTGTTGTTATGACCGACATAGATTCAACTTCCAAGGGCGAGGAAGTTGCGTACACGGCTTTGCATCGAGCACGTTTTCTTTCCCGGTTTACAGAGATGAGCAAGAAAGTCAGTCAGTCATCTGAATCCATGTTTATGTTGGGCTTGTTTTCCAAACTGGACGCCTTGTTGTCGTTTCCTATGGAAAAGGCTCTTGAGAATATTCCTTTGGATAAAGAAATTATGGCAGGCCTATGCGGGGCAGCGAACGAGTGTCGAGGGCTTATTCGTATGATGGAGGCCGTGGAGGCTGGAAATTGTGCGGTGGCTAGTAAGGTTTTAAAACGATATAATGTGAACTGTGCAACGATGGCGGCAGAGTATATGAAGGCTGCTACGTGGACATCGCAACAGTTGAGTGAGATGAAAAATTAA
- a CDS encoding amino acid ABC transporter permease gives MSETQRPSTVRLPISVLIDTGKYLVVMGCIVWLLAMGTDRLGYNWQWYRIPKYLWQFNENGFSWGPLIEGLGVTFQITGISMILMLIIGITTALLRMTNSWVAKGVARVYMEIIRNTPLLIQIFFIYFVLAPILDMSAFWAAVIALSLFEGAYASEIFRAGIISIDKGQWEAAQSLGMAPFPMYRHIILPQAIRRVLPPMTNQAVSLVKDSALVSTIAILDLTQQGRMIDAETFLTFEIWFTVAAIYLAVTLALSGVVKILEQRSNGVKP, from the coding sequence ATGTCAGAGACACAACGCCCTTCAACCGTCCGACTTCCAATTTCGGTTCTCATTGACACCGGAAAATATCTTGTTGTTATGGGATGTATTGTCTGGTTGCTCGCAATGGGCACAGATCGCCTTGGCTATAACTGGCAGTGGTACAGAATCCCCAAATATCTCTGGCAATTCAATGAGAATGGATTTTCATGGGGACCACTCATAGAAGGTTTGGGGGTCACCTTTCAGATAACCGGCATCAGCATGATACTGATGCTTATCATAGGTATTACCACGGCCCTACTCAGAATGACTAATTCATGGGTCGCCAAAGGTGTTGCTCGGGTTTATATGGAAATCATCCGTAACACCCCGCTCCTCATCCAAATATTTTTCATATACTTCGTACTCGCACCAATTCTGGACATGTCCGCATTCTGGGCTGCGGTCATTGCTCTCAGCCTCTTTGAAGGCGCTTATGCCTCCGAGATATTCAGAGCAGGAATTATTTCCATTGATAAAGGACAATGGGAAGCGGCCCAAAGCCTCGGCATGGCTCCATTTCCAATGTATCGACATATTATTCTACCTCAAGCGATTCGCCGCGTCTTGCCTCCCATGACAAATCAGGCTGTCTCATTGGTCAAAGATTCCGCTCTTGTCAGCACAATCGCCATTCTCGACCTGACACAGCAGGGTCGCATGATCGATGCCGAAACATTTCTTACTTTTGAAATATGGTTTACCGTTGCCGCTATATATCTTGCCGTCACTCTGGCTCTGTCCGGCGTGGTAAAGATATTGGAACAACGATCCAACGGCGTTAAGCCATAA
- the gap gene encoding type I glyceraldehyde-3-phosphate dehydrogenase, whose translation MATKIGLNGFGRIGRYLARLLAEESDLELVAVNARASNEDLAHLLKYDSVHGRFLDVEPTADGFMVCGKPVTVTRNAPGEWTWGDLGCDIVVESTGKFRDRENCQKMLDCGAKKVLISAPGQDPDVTVVMSVNDEILKPEHNIISNASCTTNCLAPVAKVINDLFGIKHGIMNTVHSYTMSQRVLDGSHKDLRRARACAVNMVPTTTGAAKAVGLVIPELNGVLDGMAIRVPTPNVSLVDLVCELKKETTVEEVNAALKAAANESMGYTEEPLVSVDFMGSTFGGVVDSQLTRVMGGTQLKLIIWYDNEAGFTNQLLRLTKKVAGML comes from the coding sequence ATGGCAACGAAGATTGGTTTGAACGGATTTGGACGGATCGGACGGTATCTTGCCCGTTTGTTGGCGGAAGAGAGTGATTTGGAGTTGGTAGCCGTTAATGCTCGTGCGTCCAATGAGGACCTGGCCCATTTGCTCAAATATGATTCAGTGCATGGCCGTTTTCTTGATGTGGAACCCACGGCTGACGGTTTTATGGTTTGCGGCAAGCCCGTTACCGTGACACGGAATGCTCCTGGCGAATGGACCTGGGGCGACCTTGGTTGCGATATCGTGGTAGAATCCACTGGTAAGTTCCGCGATCGTGAAAACTGCCAGAAGATGCTGGACTGCGGCGCCAAAAAAGTGCTTATTTCCGCTCCTGGTCAGGACCCCGATGTTACTGTCGTCATGAGTGTCAATGATGAGATTCTCAAACCTGAACATAACATTATTTCCAATGCATCCTGCACGACGAACTGCCTGGCCCCTGTTGCCAAGGTGATCAATGATTTGTTTGGTATCAAGCATGGTATTATGAATACCGTGCACTCTTATACCATGAGCCAGCGTGTGCTGGATGGTTCCCATAAGGATTTGCGTCGTGCTCGTGCCTGCGCAGTGAATATGGTGCCGACCACGACTGGCGCGGCCAAGGCTGTTGGCTTGGTTATTCCTGAGCTCAACGGTGTTCTGGATGGTATGGCCATTCGTGTACCCACACCGAACGTTTCTTTGGTGGATCTTGTTTGCGAATTGAAAAAAGAAACCACTGTTGAAGAAGTTAATGCAGCCCTCAAGGCTGCTGCGAATGAATCCATGGGATACACCGAAGAGCCATTGGTTTCCGTGGACTTCATGGGGTCAACATTTGGTGGTGTCGTGGATTCTCAGCTTACCCGTGTTATGGGTGGCACCCAGCTTAAGCTGATCATTTGGTATGATAATGAAGCTGGATTTACCAATCAACTTCTGCGTTTGACCAAAAAGGTTGCTGGAATGCTGTAG
- the tmk gene encoding dTMP kinase, translating to MFITFEGIEGTGKSTQITKIKEYYESQGKEVFLTMEPGGSRVGTELRKMLLHVDNKDITPITELFLYLADRAQHIAQVIRPALEAGKVVLCDRFADSTIVYQGYGRGLDTQVLKQLNEVAVDGLWPDLTIVLDIDPEIGLKRAMLRNIEDGKAKEEGRFEAEHISFHNRIREGYLTWAALNRDRIKVVKAAATPEDVFDRIKDVLEAYQPKSS from the coding sequence ATGTTTATTACCTTTGAAGGCATAGAAGGCACCGGTAAATCAACACAGATTACCAAGATCAAAGAGTATTACGAATCCCAAGGCAAGGAAGTATTCCTGACCATGGAACCGGGCGGCAGTCGTGTGGGCACTGAGTTGCGCAAAATGCTTCTGCATGTCGACAACAAAGACATTACACCCATCACGGAGTTGTTCCTCTACTTGGCAGACCGCGCCCAACATATCGCTCAAGTGATCCGTCCGGCTTTGGAAGCGGGAAAAGTTGTACTTTGCGATCGCTTTGCCGACTCCACCATTGTCTATCAGGGATATGGCCGAGGATTGGATACACAAGTCCTCAAACAGCTCAACGAAGTGGCTGTAGATGGCCTGTGGCCTGATCTGACCATTGTTCTCGACATCGACCCGGAGATTGGTCTGAAACGCGCCATGTTGCGCAATATTGAAGACGGAAAAGCCAAAGAAGAGGGCCGATTCGAGGCCGAACATATTTCATTTCACAATCGCATCCGCGAAGGATATTTAACTTGGGCCGCGCTCAATCGCGATCGTATAAAGGTTGTCAAAGCCGCAGCAACACCAGAAGACGTCTTTGACCGAATCAAAGATGTTCTTGAGGCATATCAGCCTAAATCTTCCTAA
- the surE gene encoding 5'/3'-nucleotidase SurE, with translation MNILLANDDGIQAVGLRALYFALKEAGHDVHVVAPVTEQSAVGHAVTLSMPIRVKEFKENGFVGQGVYGTPVDCVKLGLSTLLDKTPDLVLSGINAGANVGVDILYSGTVSAATEGALMEIPAMAVSMDNFNPQDLSGQARYCSELLANIPWNELPRKCVLNLNFPNCPIDEAKKMRICPHTRASYQDWYDTREDPRGRPYYWLDGAIPPERISVDRDRALLTDGHVTLTPLHFDFTDNEALDLLKKNDL, from the coding sequence ATGAATATACTCCTTGCCAATGACGATGGTATTCAGGCCGTTGGATTGCGAGCACTCTATTTTGCCTTGAAAGAAGCTGGGCATGACGTTCATGTCGTGGCTCCTGTGACGGAGCAGTCCGCAGTGGGCCACGCCGTGACACTGTCTATGCCTATTCGTGTCAAGGAATTCAAGGAGAACGGTTTTGTGGGGCAGGGGGTTTATGGGACTCCGGTCGATTGCGTGAAGCTTGGATTGTCCACATTGCTCGACAAAACACCTGATCTTGTTTTGTCGGGTATCAATGCTGGTGCCAATGTCGGGGTGGACATTTTATATTCCGGGACTGTTTCAGCCGCAACGGAAGGTGCTCTCATGGAAATTCCGGCTATGGCCGTATCCATGGATAATTTTAATCCACAGGATTTGAGCGGGCAGGCGCGATACTGTTCTGAACTCTTAGCAAATATCCCGTGGAATGAGCTGCCGAGAAAGTGTGTGTTGAATTTGAATTTTCCCAATTGTCCCATTGATGAAGCCAAGAAAATGAGAATCTGTCCTCACACTAGAGCATCCTATCAGGATTGGTATGACACACGAGAAGACCCGCGTGGCAGGCCGTATTATTGGCTTGATGGAGCCATTCCCCCGGAGCGGATCAGTGTAGATCGTGACAGGGCTTTGCTTACTGATGGGCATGTCACCCTGACACCCTTGCACTTTGATTTTACCGATAATGAAGCTTTGGATTTGTTGAAAAAGAATGATTTATAA
- the cimA gene encoding citramalate synthase — MRHVTIYDTTLRDGAQAEELNFTSQDKVRIAHKLDDLGIHYIEGGWPGANPTDQRFFDKIKGHTFTNAKLAAFGSTHFAKTTPENDPNLAGLLAANTSVITIFGKSWDLHATTALGIPLERNLELIANSVRYLNDRVDEVIFDAEHFFDGFKHNPDYALQAIQAAHEAGASRLILCDTNGGSLPSHIADAMKAVQKVLPDAQLGIHAHNDSEVAVANSLEAVRLGATQVQGTINGYGERCGNANLCSVIPNLELKMGIETIGQDNLPKLLNTSHFVSETGNLRPFMRQPFVGASAFAHKGGIHVSAILKDSRTYEHIPPKSVGNEQRVLLSDQAGKSNILFKAKELGYDLGKNDPTVDKLLKELKQRESMGYEYSVADASFELILQEALGKPLNYFHFQNFFVVDAKREEDPEPFTEATVIIEVKGQQEHTAATGMGPVNALDRALRKGLERFYPELSAIRLLDFKVRVLSGAVRDTGGTASFVRVLVETGDQTDRWTTMGVSHNIIEASWQAVVDAINYKLFKDDSQRSKKA; from the coding sequence ATGAGACACGTTACTATTTATGACACGACTTTACGCGATGGAGCACAGGCAGAAGAACTGAATTTCACTTCTCAGGACAAAGTCCGCATTGCCCACAAGCTGGACGACTTGGGAATACATTATATTGAAGGGGGTTGGCCCGGAGCCAACCCTACAGATCAAAGATTCTTTGATAAAATCAAAGGACACACCTTTACCAATGCCAAACTGGCGGCATTTGGCTCGACGCATTTTGCCAAAACAACCCCGGAGAATGACCCCAACCTCGCGGGATTATTGGCCGCAAACACATCGGTCATCACCATTTTCGGGAAGTCTTGGGATCTGCACGCGACAACGGCGCTTGGTATCCCACTGGAACGTAACCTTGAACTGATCGCTAACAGCGTCCGCTATCTGAATGACCGCGTGGATGAAGTTATTTTTGATGCCGAACATTTCTTTGACGGCTTTAAACACAACCCAGACTATGCTCTCCAAGCCATTCAGGCAGCACACGAGGCTGGTGCCTCGCGACTCATCTTGTGCGACACCAACGGAGGTTCACTCCCGTCGCACATCGCAGACGCCATGAAAGCCGTCCAAAAAGTCTTACCGGATGCTCAATTGGGTATCCATGCCCACAACGACTCTGAAGTCGCCGTAGCCAACTCCCTTGAAGCAGTCCGACTCGGCGCGACACAAGTTCAGGGAACTATCAACGGTTATGGTGAACGGTGCGGTAATGCGAACCTTTGTTCTGTCATCCCCAACCTTGAACTCAAGATGGGAATCGAGACGATCGGACAAGACAATCTACCGAAACTTCTAAACACATCCCACTTTGTCAGTGAAACAGGAAACTTGCGCCCCTTCATGCGGCAACCTTTCGTGGGAGCTTCGGCCTTTGCTCACAAGGGTGGTATTCATGTTTCCGCCATTCTCAAGGATTCACGAACATACGAACACATCCCACCAAAATCGGTTGGTAATGAACAACGCGTTTTGCTCTCCGACCAGGCAGGCAAATCCAATATTCTGTTCAAAGCCAAAGAGCTTGGCTACGATCTGGGCAAAAACGATCCCACCGTGGACAAATTGCTCAAGGAACTCAAACAGCGCGAAAGCATGGGCTACGAATATTCAGTAGCCGACGCCTCCTTTGAGTTAATCTTGCAGGAAGCCTTGGGCAAGCCGCTCAACTACTTCCACTTTCAGAACTTCTTCGTGGTCGACGCCAAACGCGAAGAAGATCCCGAACCCTTCACCGAGGCAACAGTCATCATTGAAGTTAAAGGACAACAGGAACACACCGCTGCCACTGGTATGGGACCGGTTAATGCCCTTGACCGAGCCTTGCGCAAAGGCCTTGAACGTTTTTACCCAGAACTGAGTGCCATCCGTCTGCTGGACTTCAAAGTCCGCGTCTTATCCGGTGCTGTCCGCGATACTGGCGGCACGGCTTCCTTTGTCCGGGTTCTAGTGGAGACTGGTGACCAAACTGACCGCTGGACCACAATGGGTGTTTCTCACAATATTATCGAAGCAAGCTGGCAGGCCGTCGTCGATGCTATTAATTACAAACTTTTTAAAGATGATTCTCAACGTTCAAAAAAAGCCTGA
- the tsaE gene encoding tRNA (adenosine(37)-N6)-threonylcarbamoyltransferase complex ATPase subunit type 1 TsaE: MDVKIYLPNMEATLDLGIFLANFVKKVVNPPSLLLQGDLGSGKTTLVRGFVESLPDSEMAEVSSPSFNIFNLYPTTPPVAHFDLYRLEDMPPDDALFEQLEDPETITIIEWIQFLDRKLWPEEALFFQWSPSKNGRNITLSAMGETATKIVEAVAQREQQ; this comes from the coding sequence ATGGATGTAAAAATCTACCTTCCGAACATGGAAGCGACCCTTGATTTGGGCATATTTTTGGCAAATTTTGTAAAAAAAGTCGTCAATCCGCCCTCATTACTCTTGCAAGGCGACCTCGGTTCAGGCAAAACCACGTTGGTCAGAGGATTTGTCGAGTCACTGCCAGACTCGGAAATGGCGGAAGTTTCCAGTCCGAGTTTCAATATATTCAACCTGTACCCTACGACACCGCCCGTGGCACACTTCGATTTGTACAGATTGGAAGATATGCCTCCGGATGACGCCCTGTTTGAACAGCTGGAAGACCCGGAAACCATAACAATCATTGAATGGATCCAATTTCTTGACCGTAAACTCTGGCCCGAAGAGGCTCTATTTTTCCAATGGTCCCCTTCAAAAAACGGACGAAATATAACACTCAGCGCAATGGGTGAAACGGCAACCAAGATAGTTGAAGCCGTGGCACAAAGAGAACAGCAGTAG
- a CDS encoding transporter substrate-binding domain-containing protein → MKTHRFTTILSIVLLFAFMFGCSQQPSQQKTDTSVQSQVSQLDTILKRGVLKVGFDTFKPWAMKDKSGNYIGFEIEVAKRLAADMGVDVEFVPTKWSGIIPALLTGKFDIIIGGMSITPQRNLKVNFSIPYEYTGMSVIASKKLAAGRTMASEFNNPATTVAVRLGTTAAEITKNFLPQAKILFFDEESQTIQELLNERVHAVVASNPLPLNLAKEYPDKLYLPFKEDFTREPISFAIRKGDLDYLNWLNNWVLVTMSTGWLQNRYEYWFYTNDWENQIQ, encoded by the coding sequence ATGAAAACTCACCGTTTCACGACTATCTTATCTATCGTCCTCCTGTTTGCATTCATGTTCGGATGCAGCCAGCAGCCTTCACAACAAAAAACAGACACTTCAGTCCAATCTCAAGTCAGTCAACTCGACACCATCCTTAAGCGCGGTGTCCTCAAGGTCGGCTTCGACACGTTCAAACCATGGGCCATGAAAGATAAAAGCGGCAATTACATCGGCTTTGAAATCGAAGTTGCCAAACGACTGGCCGCAGACATGGGCGTGGATGTTGAATTCGTCCCCACCAAGTGGTCCGGTATCATTCCGGCTCTGCTGACCGGCAAGTTCGACATCATCATCGGGGGCATGTCCATTACTCCCCAACGCAACTTGAAAGTAAACTTCTCTATTCCTTATGAATATACTGGCATGTCTGTCATCGCGAGCAAAAAACTCGCAGCAGGACGGACCATGGCCTCTGAATTTAACAACCCGGCAACCACTGTCGCTGTCCGCCTCGGTACCACTGCCGCAGAAATTACAAAGAACTTTCTTCCCCAAGCCAAAATCCTCTTCTTTGACGAGGAATCACAGACCATTCAGGAACTGCTCAACGAGCGAGTCCATGCCGTGGTTGCCTCCAACCCACTACCTCTCAATCTGGCCAAAGAGTATCCAGACAAGCTTTACTTGCCTTTCAAAGAAGACTTCACCAGAGAACCGATCTCCTTTGCCATCAGAAAAGGCGACTTGGACTACCTGAATTGGTTGAACAATTGGGTTCTTGTGACCATGAGTACAGGATGGCTCCAGAATCGCTACGAATACTGGTTCTATACCAACGATTGGGAAAACCAGATTCAATAG
- a CDS encoding HD domain-containing protein has product MARYVGKKSQYIHSMVPGQPVDDIFILASANQAQSRNGPYWNITFQDATGTIDGKIWSPKSQEYPTLESGQMAHVKGFVESYRDKNQLKVDHMELLEITTPGIDLADFMPTSCIPPEELMEMVEDLIAKHIKYKPWKTFCKKVLNDEEIRNRMLIAPGAKTVHHAYVGGLLEHTLQVARACMALCEVYPNLDRQTLLVGAIFHDLGKAWELSGGLTNDYTDEGRLLGHIQIGQDKLEPFLKRNKTLDDSLKLHLKHLITSHHGEHDFGSPVRPKTPEAFVLHFADNMDAKLNIIDQAYVDMDKTGQEWSPYMRFLERNVYRAPSTPDNTKKNDDKPENQCLLPLKA; this is encoded by the coding sequence ATGGCAAGATACGTGGGAAAAAAGTCGCAATATATCCATAGCATGGTCCCTGGCCAACCGGTCGATGATATTTTTATACTGGCATCTGCCAATCAGGCCCAATCCAGAAACGGACCATATTGGAACATTACGTTCCAAGACGCCACAGGGACCATAGATGGCAAAATATGGAGTCCTAAAAGTCAAGAATACCCTACCCTTGAGTCCGGACAAATGGCGCATGTCAAAGGTTTTGTGGAAAGCTATAGAGATAAAAACCAGCTCAAGGTCGACCACATGGAACTCCTTGAGATTACAACTCCGGGCATCGACCTCGCAGATTTTATGCCGACGTCTTGCATACCGCCTGAAGAGCTGATGGAGATGGTTGAAGATCTCATAGCCAAGCATATCAAGTACAAACCATGGAAAACATTCTGCAAAAAAGTACTCAACGACGAAGAAATTCGCAATCGAATGCTCATAGCTCCTGGGGCCAAGACCGTACATCATGCGTATGTAGGAGGACTTCTTGAGCATACTTTACAGGTAGCCAGAGCCTGTATGGCCCTGTGCGAAGTCTATCCAAACCTTGACCGGCAGACTTTGCTGGTCGGCGCAATATTCCATGATCTCGGCAAGGCATGGGAACTTTCCGGCGGTCTGACCAACGACTATACAGATGAAGGACGACTGCTCGGACACATCCAAATCGGACAGGACAAACTGGAACCGTTCCTCAAACGAAACAAGACGTTGGACGACAGTCTCAAACTACACCTCAAGCACTTGATTACCAGCCATCACGGCGAACACGACTTTGGTTCTCCGGTCCGCCCCAAAACGCCGGAGGCATTTGTCCTGCATTTCGCGGACAACATGGACGCCAAACTAAATATCATTGATCAGGCCTATGTCGACATGGATAAAACCGGCCAGGAATGGTCTCCTTACATGCGGTTCTTAGAACGTAATGTATACCGTGCACCAAGCACCCCTGATAACACGAAAAAAAATGACGATAAGCCGGAGAACCAATGTTTATTACCTTTGAAGGCATAG
- a CDS encoding aspartate kinase — protein MNIVVQKFGGTSVRNLECQRQVMQKVLRPYREGNKVIVVLSAMSGETNRLLDLAKEWTDTPDPAEVDSLVSTGEQVSSALFAMLLKQQGVKCRSVLGFQAPVKTNGAHGKARIMDIDEQKLKAMLQEYDVLVMAGFQGCDDNMRITTLGRGGSDTSAVALAAAIDADVCEIYTDVPGVFTTDPNMCTDARKIDKIAYDEMLEMASMGAKVLQIRSVEFAKKYNVTVHVRSTFSDEPGTIVTQEDEIMESVLVSGIAYDKDQAQVTLVHVKDNPGVSAQIFSPLAEQKILVDMIVQNPSKDGLTDMTFTVPRSDVDATLKTLSKLQYEIGYEELTHNLNVSKISIIGVGMRNHSGVASRAFQALADENVNILMISTSEIKVTCLIDDKYTELAVRTLHKAFSLEEGKHIE, from the coding sequence ATGAACATCGTCGTACAAAAATTCGGCGGCACTTCGGTCCGCAACCTTGAATGTCAACGTCAGGTCATGCAAAAAGTCCTTCGTCCTTATCGAGAAGGAAACAAAGTCATCGTGGTTCTCTCGGCCATGTCCGGAGAAACCAACAGGCTCCTCGACCTCGCTAAAGAATGGACAGACACTCCCGACCCGGCAGAAGTTGACTCCCTCGTCTCGACTGGCGAACAAGTCTCAAGCGCACTCTTTGCAATGCTACTCAAGCAACAGGGCGTCAAATGCCGCTCTGTCTTAGGCTTCCAGGCTCCTGTCAAAACCAACGGAGCCCATGGAAAAGCCCGCATCATGGACATTGATGAGCAAAAACTCAAAGCGATGCTTCAAGAGTACGATGTATTGGTCATGGCAGGATTTCAAGGATGTGACGACAATATGCGCATCACCACCCTTGGTCGTGGCGGCTCTGACACCTCGGCTGTGGCTCTCGCTGCCGCCATTGATGCGGATGTTTGCGAAATTTACACCGATGTGCCGGGAGTGTTCACCACTGACCCGAACATGTGCACGGATGCACGAAAAATCGACAAAATCGCCTATGATGAAATGTTGGAAATGGCCAGCATGGGCGCCAAGGTACTCCAGATCCGTTCCGTTGAATTTGCCAAAAAATATAATGTAACAGTTCATGTCCGCTCCACTTTTTCTGATGAGCCGGGCACTATAGTCACTCAGGAGGATGAAATCATGGAATCCGTTCTCGTTTCCGGAATCGCATATGATAAGGATCAGGCCCAGGTTACGCTGGTGCACGTCAAGGATAACCCCGGCGTGTCTGCACAGATTTTCTCCCCCTTGGCTGAACAAAAAATTCTTGTTGATATGATTGTCCAGAACCCGAGTAAAGACGGTTTGACCGACATGACTTTCACCGTCCCACGTTCAGATGTGGATGCAACCCTTAAAACTCTCTCCAAACTCCAATATGAAATAGGTTACGAAGAGCTAACACATAATCTTAACGTCTCAAAAATCTCGATTATCGGCGTCGGCATGCGAAATCACTCTGGAGTTGCCTCACGGGCATTTCAGGCGCTTGCCGATGAGAACGTAAACATCCTGATGATCAGCACATCCGAGATCAAGGTTACATGCTTGATCGACGATAAGTACACCGAACTGGCCGTACGCACACTCCATAAAGCCTTCAGCTTGGAGGAAGGCAAACACATAGAGTAA
- a CDS encoding CBS domain-containing protein, giving the protein MLTAKDIMTTECITLTPDTEIATAAKALLENKINGAPVIEDGAVVGVLCQADLVAQQKKITLPSFFTLLDGVFPLSSHEELEREMTKISATKVAEAMTPAPTFISPETSIEDIATMMANEKLYTLPVINNEKLVGVVGKEDVLKTLLKA; this is encoded by the coding sequence ATGCTGACAGCCAAAGACATCATGACTACGGAATGCATCACCCTAACCCCTGACACCGAAATTGCCACAGCAGCCAAAGCCTTGTTGGAAAACAAAATCAACGGCGCCCCCGTTATAGAAGACGGTGCGGTTGTGGGTGTACTTTGTCAGGCAGACCTTGTCGCGCAACAAAAAAAGATAACATTACCCTCCTTCTTCACGTTGCTTGATGGAGTTTTTCCGTTGTCGTCCCACGAAGAGCTGGAACGAGAAATGACAAAGATTTCAGCGACCAAAGTTGCCGAAGCCATGACGCCGGCTCCCACATTCATCTCCCCGGAAACAAGCATTGAAGACATTGCCACCATGATGGCCAACGAGAAGCTGTATACCCTGCCAGTCATTAACAATGAAAAACTTGTTGGTGTTGTCGGCAAAGAAGATGTCCTCAAAACTCTTTTGAAGGCATAG